The following DNA comes from Erigeron canadensis isolate Cc75 chromosome 3, C_canadensis_v1, whole genome shotgun sequence.
GAcataaactaattatatatgcCTACAAACATGTCTAATCTATTCGACAATTGACACATATCATATACATTTTCGGACTTTATCTTCTTCATTGATTTTGACATGCGTCAATTCATCTTCTTGTTAGACACATCTTTAGGGAGGTTTAAGGATTTCAATTTTATATCGAATCAGGAAATAGAGTATCCCCTCTTCCGAGTCGTTGACCTTGACTTTCTCCCGTTCCCGGACTTGGGTTGTTTCCCACTAGTGGGACCCCCGAAAATTCCAAATCTTCCAATCCCTTTCGATAGAGAAGTCAAAAAAGTCTTCCCATGTCCTGATTTATCTAGCATCCCTTGCTTCATACAAACTTGTTCCTTCTCAAGATCGCTTAGCCTAACTCGCATTCTTGAAATCTCTAACCTGAGGTCACGGTTCTCTCGTCTTAGAGACGCATATGTGTCCCGTGGAGACATGGGTGCACTCGGTGCGCCACTGCTGCTCATCTTTTGGGACATGTAACCTGACAGAGCTGATGGTCCAGTTATGGCAGTCTTTAGTCTGAGCTGTTCAAAGTACAGGACACGAACAGCCATGTGGGCTGGAAGACGATCATTTTGTGCTGCGTGATTGCATGCTTCTTGGGAAAGCTTTTCACAATCTATGACTTTGCATAGTTTCCTACGTTCTTGTTCAGACAGCATCGGATGAGCCTAATTCATCACAATAACCAGTTAGTTTTGCAAGTCGAATATAATAAGAGAAATTTGGCATCAACACTTTTGAATCGTTTAATTGGAGTTGTCTTTTATCTCTagagtgtgttttttttttaaatttatatgtccTAAATAAGTTTTATGCAATGAGTTATTTTATTTGCTTTTGTAGTTATACAGCGATGCAAAATATTTACtgaaaaaatatagatttttaagTCAAGACAACCTGCTGGCCTACAATCATTTGCGCTCATTAGTCCATACCCGACCTGCCCATTTACCACCTCTGCTCATTGCAAAATCAGATGAAGCAGTAGCTATAAAACGATTCGAACCAACAAACTCAActgaaaagaaaattgtttcgGTTTCGATTGAAGTAACTTGAAGTTCAAGTAGGGTAAGAAAAGTTGAAACCAAGTAGAGTTACTTCAGTTTACAGTTTTGTAAGGAATTGAACTAGACTGCAGCACTAAGAATCCTGTTAGAGAAGACAATTTTTACCCATTCTATGAAAGGGTCGACCTGGCCTACATTTTTTATCTGGGACTGCAAAATGCTATTAAGGAAGACATAACTGAACAAAACCTTTTTTGGCTAAAAAATATTAACCAAGCGTAAAGACTTTTGcccaaaaaaaattaacaaaatatgaAGTTGTGCGAATAATATGTAATATCTGAAATTGTGGATCAGTATAACATAGGGATTAAATGACCTAACCTAGCACCTAACCTTTGAACCAACATAAACACCTAACATCAATAAACCACCTAACATAAGACTCAGCTAAATGAGATCCCACAACAGTAAcacaaaaaaatttcataaacgGAAAGCACTTCTTCTAACTTCATTAAGTGGAGACCCAAAAGGCCCTAGTGGAACACAGAAAGACCGACTCGACATACAAGGCCCGTAGTGGAAAACGAATCAATGTCCTAGAATCGGAGATTAGATACCAGTCGGGTATTAGTTTATCACTATCgaatcaaatgggtcaaaagtcatttaaaatttaattttaaagataaagcCTCCTACATCGCAGTCtactaaataattaaattaatatattagtaaCATGGTTATTGTAATCATGATTTAAGCATCAGCTATTTACAAAATAATGGACAATACAGACAAAAAAATGTTTCCAAGTCAACCCTATCAATTGAACCTAGACCCATTTTGACATGTTACCCAGACCACTTGACCCGCCCATTTTGTCACCTTTAGTGttttttggtatagaagacttTGTATTGGAAGTTACCTTCAGATAGATATCAACAGCTCTGTAAAGTCCGTCATCGATGACACGAGCATAATCTGGCAATACTTCAATCATAGCAACAAACTTTTGAAAACTCAAGTAAGGATCAGGAGCAATTTCTGCTAGATATGCATCGATCAGCCGCCCAACTTTTAGCAAAGAACCATGACTGGGAGAACCGATGTCGCCATCTGACTCATACCCacaatcttcatcatcttcctGCTCAATTATTTGCAAAAAATGCACTAATATTCTATGAATGGTATCAACATCAAACAAAGAATCACCATTTTGAACTGACGGAATCAGAAGATCATCAAGTGAAACCATCTCTAATCTAACAGCAATCCTTCTTTCAAGAGAAAGCCTACAAGCAAGACTTGAATCCACCATAATTGCCATTCTTAGCATCCCAAAGAGAAAATCGATTGGGATAGATGAACTCTTCTCAGTTGGCAGTAAATTTACAAGCGTTTCAACAATCACCCTTTGACCCTTCTCCACTGTAACAGGAGTTGTTCTTGCTGGATTCCAAATTTGAGATTTCCCAATACCTTTTAGAGATGAATGAGCATAATGCATTATAGAGGCAATTACACTATCTTGTCGAATACCTCTACTTGCAATTGCTGAAATAACCCTCTgatatagatcaatttttagAACAGAAAGATCTTCAATCCACCATTCTAGGAACCTAGAATTTCCTTCTATGGGGCCACTATTGCATTCTAAACGAGATAAACCTGCAACTAATTGCTCCTTGCATGCATTGTTGGCAATTGCATCAACACATTTGTCTATAATTCCCACATTATCTGCAAACTGTAGTATTGTCTCACATGAACACAAGACTTCTACTGATTTTTCAAGACTTTGAGTCACAACTGAATCTAAATAGGCTTCTGTACGCGTAATAAGGTTTTCGTCTCGGTAATAATCTGTCATTTCCAGGTACTCTGCGGCACAATGAAGATGGGCTATGTTTGCGGTTGTGATCTCAAAGTTGATACCATAACAAAACTTGGCAGAAAGTTCAAATGCCTCGGGCCCACCTGGTAAATTGATGAGATCCAACTTTGAAAGATTCGGGTCCTTAGCTTCTGCCaccattttccttatttttccACTTTGAGATACTAGAGGGAACTTGTGGAGTAGAAATGAGATGTTATCAACGGTGATAGTAATATCCCCAGGGACATCTGAAAAGATTCTGGGAACATGTATAACACATTAACACTTAATACAGTATACGCTACATCGATGCAgaaacaaactaaaataatGACAGGATGAAACTCCGGAAAATGAGAAGATTGTACTTAATGCTGAAATAGGAGGGTATAATATTTTAGAACAATTATTATGACACTTGTGGTTTAGTATATCTGGTGACGACAAGAGGTTATGAACAACAGGCCTCATGAAGATGTGGATTATGCATTTCGATGTGCATCACACAAAAAGATATTGCAACACATCGTTGCGCTGCTTAATTACAATTAAGCTTATATGTTATCAATATTAACATAGTGTATGAGTAGTGTATATTCAGAGCAGGCAATGTGTACAATCATGATCTGAAGAGAAGTATGTCTTTCTTCAGAGGGTAGCTTTGGGCCAAATTCTAAGACTGTAACATAGGACTGGTGTGGCGAGTCTAACTTCTGAAGCAGTAAGAGTGAACGGCATGAGTATTCATACGAATAGGGTCAATTTCCCTAAAATATCCATGAGTTTATACACAAACATCTAACTCTTTTCATATGGAGAATGTACTCCAATGTGCTTGcatttattgaaaattataGTTATTGCTTTGAATGTTTTGGTTCTCTTCGATAGCCAATTTTGCAGGAAACAAGCTTCTAATTACCAACCCGCATAATTGCTTTgaaaacttttcttttattattacttttttaccTGCATAAAAGAAACCGCTCCCGGGAACATTTAGTGACCTGGAAACCCCGGACATCCTGAAAGACCCGTAGAGCCAGCCACATCACCAACCCTCTACGAGATTCTAAATTAGTAGGTAGCCTACTAAAGAAAGCCTAACTGACCCTCAACGACTAGTACCTTAGCCAACACGAGAGAGCTAAATCATATAACAATATAGTTAAAAAGGAACACGAAGACGAGATTTAAACCTCTGACCTCGGCGTTTACACTGCACGTACGCTAGACTCACACACAGGAGTCACAGTTTTACGGAATTTGGATACTGTGATACATAAATAAGAATTTACACTTTCCTAACTTTACCAAAATTCATAAATCACAATCCCCATCCCTAGGCAATCAAAATTACTACTTTTTTAACACCTAAATGTTGCATCATTTTTACTCTTACTCCTTATATTACCACAAATATTCCGAAATCTACCACCCAGCTAAAGCTGGAATGACAATAAACATTAGTACCAgtaacatacatacatacataatatataatatgcatgaaacaaaaaataatgaataaataaaaatagcaaCATACCGATTATCAAAGGAGTTGCAAAACTTAGTAGGAGTAGAAGATGGGCATCTGTTATGATCCGACATTACCATTTCTACTACTCGTAATATTTGAAACTCCAAATGTTAATGCACAAAGTAACACTGGTAACTTGTATATAGATTTTTGAAtcacttttaatatattatttacgTATTTATAAAAGGTTGTTTCCTCTAAAAATTTGTAGCATTTCGGTGTAAAAAGACTTTTTTATAAGACATTAGATTAAGTCACATACGGACACCTTTAAATCGCATTTTAAATTTACGCTTAAGTTTTATCATTAGTCTCAGTCTCCATTATTAATCCTTTCTAAAATCACTAGATTAGGACCCATCATTTTCTTAGATTTTACactttaaaatatgaaaaaatcgAATACGCAATGCAAATTTCATAGACACAGCCACACGACATATCatataaatgattgatatattataaaaatgtccCTGAatggtttttatatatttaattgtaaTAAGGGATAAAATGCAAGGAAAGATGACATTACCAATAAAATTGTAATGACAATTAGGAGtgagaaatttaaaaaattagtagTGACATATGAAGATTGGTTAGAAAGGAGAAATGAGATGTTGCGAGAAAACCGGCCCCCTAAACAAAAGTAACAGAAAAATTGGTAGATAGATATCGCATCAGGATGGTCTCTTGATGTAAGGAAACGTACAAGTGCATTGCATTAGAATACAAGCCCGAACAGCATGCATtcttacccttttttttttttatcgctATTCGCTACGACTACTTTTCTTTTTAAGGCTGGAGCTGCTGTCGgcttttgcttttgtgttccTTTTGTCATTTGCCCTCTATCGTTTTTAGCATTGCAATATCTTCCCATCTCTCTaaaatgaattataaaaaacttataaataaaccATATCGCAATACTTTATTCcgtttctttctctcttttttccaGTAAAAATGGCTAATATTTTGAACTTTTGAGAGCAAATTTCACAAATCATCCTGTGTGGTTTGTTAAATTTAATTTCTAGTATCTATGTTTTTTTATTCCAGCGGGGTTATCCGAAtagttttattttgtattaaaCCTTACTAAATGCTGTTAAAAGATTAATCTAACTGAAGTATAAAGAAATATACATTAGATGAGAATGTATAAGCATTTTCTATGGAGCATACGGCATAACTCCTACTCAAATTACTTTTTAAGCCATTCAATTTGAGAAAGGTGCAAATAGCCAAATATATATTCCACGAAGCAAGTTTAATGCTTGAACCGATCCCATCATGAATAAACTAGTAGAAACATCAACTACCATAATCTATGCATCCCACTGAAGCATAACACACATAAGCTACAAGCCGCACGATTCAACCAAAATATGGAACAGTTTCATAGCATCCCACACAGGCCCCATCGTCAGCTGCCAAGTTTCGGCCGGCCATCATTACTTTGTGCATGTTATATACATTAAATCCAACTTTCAGACTAAAACTCATTACTTAATTAGAAGGATGACAATCTATTTCATATCCTTTTTCTGCTACTCTTGGTCCATTGATATTACTTATTATATAATCTGTATAACTATCTGCATAATCAACTTGAAAAGGAAACTCCAAACCTTGACTTTAGGTCCAGCCTTGAAGAAAATGAGATACCTTTCGGCCAAGTGATGTGTCCTGATGACAGGGTCACTAACTCGGACTGTCTGCAACTTAACTCTCGACTCTCGACCACCATGCTTGTGATGGAGCCACTCTACTCTCTTTTGCTACACATCAACTATTATAAATGGCTATAACAAGACCCAAGAATTTATACAGAAAACAGAAATTACAAGTTAAAAGCCGATATAAGTAAAACTGGAGGACTTTATTAATGCAAAGAAAGCAATAACGCAACTATCCATACTGGAAAATGCTAAAAACAAGTCTCTAAACACAATCTAAAAACCTAGCTCGACTGTCTCAGATCCTCTTATTGCGGTAGAAACGATCAAAAAGTAAGCTGATTGATACCCAAATTCAAGGAACATGGCAAAAAATCATTCAGCTTTCATAGATCCTAATATCGATTTACCTTTtatagattgatataaaaaCACATGAATACACATAAACATTCACTTGAGCTGAACCCGATGCTCCTCATCAAGAAGACTAGCATTCTTCTCGGTCTCCTTTTCTGCACCAGAACTCTGTGATCCGGTTACCCTTGCCAACATCACAAACGTCATCCCGCCAAGAACATTGTTTGTCATTCTCAATCCAATCACACAAGCTTTGAACAGAACAGGTGGCAGCGCTTTTGCCAGCAAGAACTCGATTCCGTTAAGAGTTTGGTACCTTAGGTTACTACTCACACCCATATGAGCTGCCCAAGTCATAGCATTCAACAATGTGGGTGGCGGTTTGTTTGGAGACTCAAAGTTGGGATCCATCTTCTTCCTCATCTTGATCAACCCATTCGATAGAGCAGTTCCCACAAGGCCAGCGCCAAAACCGACAGCTGCAAACAGAGTTCCTTTGTATACAAGTGTTCCCAAACGGTTCATGAGGCTAAACGGACCAGGTTCAAACATGTGGCTTGTAGGACAGTTGGCAAAAATGAAAGGCAGGCCTGCTGTTGTAGATCCCATAGTGGGTGCTAATAGATACATAAGCGTGAAATTGAGAATGGATCCTACAACAAGTGTTGAAAAGACGAAATCAAGCTCGTTGAG
Coding sequences within:
- the LOC122594092 gene encoding BTB/POZ domain-containing protein At3g08570, with product MVMSDHNRCPSSTPTKFCNSFDNRIFSDVPGDITITVDNISFLLHKFPLVSQSGKIRKMVAEAKDPNLSKLDLINLPGGPEAFELSAKFCYGINFEITTANIAHLHCAAEYLEMTDYYRDENLITRTEAYLDSVVTQSLEKSVEVLCSCETILQFADNVGIIDKCVDAIANNACKEQLVAGLSRLECNSGPIEGNSRFLEWWIEDLSVLKIDLYQRVISAIASRGIRQDSVIASIMHYAHSSLKGIGKSQIWNPARTTPVTVEKGQRVIVETLVNLLPTEKSSSIPIDFLFGMLRMAIMVDSSLACRLSLERRIAVRLEMVSLDDLLIPSVQNGDSLFDVDTIHRILVHFLQIIEQEDDEDCGYESDGDIGSPSHGSLLKVGRLIDAYLAEIAPDPYLSFQKFVAMIEVLPDYARVIDDGLYRAVDIYLKAHPMLSEQERRKLCKVIDCEKLSQEACNHAAQNDRLPAHMAVRVLYFEQLRLKTAITGPSALSGYMSQKMSSSGAPSAPMSPRDTYASLRRENRDLRLEISRMRVRLSDLEKEQVCMKQGMLDKSGHGKTFLTSLSKGIGRFGIFGGPTSGKQPKSGNGRKSRSTTRKRGYSIS
- the LOC122592579 gene encoding protein RETICULATA-RELATED 3, chloroplastic-like; amino-acid sequence: MASVHCPRIVSNHQHAHPAGHISSLHLPSFADKNLPFKSTLNFGFSSLKSKPFKPILRAESQLLHCAGGGSGIGGVGHSGGGGGGGGSGDGGGTLDSLGPMGFLLSGWRARVAADPQFPFKVLMEEVVGVSSAVIGDMASRPNFGLNELDFVFSTLVVGSILNFTLMYLLAPTMGSTTAGLPFIFANCPTSHMFEPGPFSLMNRLGTLVYKGTLFAAVGFGAGLVGTALSNGLIKMRKKMDPNFESPNKPPPTLLNAMTWAAHMGVSSNLRYQTLNGIEFLLAKALPPVLFKACVIGLRMTNNVLGGMTFVMLARVTGSQSSGAEKETEKNASLLDEEHRVQLK